The nucleotide sequence tgGGTTGATAACTGTAAGATAAAGTTTAAGCCCTCacttatttttgatattttattgacaGTTGTTATTggacatatataaaaatatacattcattttttatctaGATTAAGAGAGGGTGATATGTGGACATAACCCTCTACCCATAGCATATGTAATTTTGTATTGCAATATCATGACTAGAGCTGCATCAgtcgattgattgattgttaaGTCAATTGACAAAAAATGCATAGCCTGCTATTTTCTATAATAGATTCAATGTTTTGAGttgatttttaagaaaaaattgCCAAACATCTCTGGTTCCAACTTGATATCTTTGGGCTTTGGGCAGACAAGACATCGTAGGTTGCACTTTGAGATAAcagtaatttacatttttcaacactttgacattttatagaccaaacaactaaaagattaactgatgatgaaaagaaTTGTTAGTTGCCACTCTAATCGTAAGGTAGTCAATTTTCTGGAAACTCAATAGAGAAAATAACTAGATCTGTTTGTGGCTAAACCAGCGagtttaataaatgaaaatcaaGCTACTTTATCACATTGATGAAAATACTCTTTAAATCCAATATTACCATAAAGCAGACCTGCTCATTTGTTTGTGCCATTACCCAAATTGTTCAGCACAACCATAGATATTAATGGAATCACTACTTTGATATATAAGTGGTCAAATTTATGAAAAGATCATCTTATTACCCACTATCAATCCAGAGAGAAAATTGCAGCACAAGATCTTAGAATCAGGGTGTCTGAAGTACACGTTTTTTTTCATAACAGGGTTAAGTTGTTGACAGCAGCTGTTATGAAACATTAGAGGTCATGTTAGTTTTCACAGGATTAAGATTTGTCCAATCTGATGCCAGCCTGATTTGTGGAGTGCTTGCTCTTCAGCATGAGTAAGAAAGTAGTTCCTTCTCTAAGTGACCCCTGATGTTTACACTACTTAAAAGCTGTGCCACTTTCATACAGAAACCCTGCTGGGTGAATCAAGGGTAGTGGAAAGTAGTTGAGCAGGTTTTTGTTCTTGTGGCCCATTACCACTCAAGAGGAAAAGTTAAACAGCTGCCAAACAAATGAACGATCTTTTAATTTGGTTTCACCTTTTCTCGTAGAAACGTTGCTATGCTGCTGCCAGGAGGAGTGAAGCTCTGACTGAACCTCTCACAGGCCACAAACCATCCTTAGCcgctcctctccctccccaaAATGTCCAGGTGGGTGCTGCTTTAGTCTACACATGAATGACATATTTTATTAATGCATAATTGCTCAGAAAATGCATAtcatttttctttgctgcttCAGGTGTCCAAGCTCCCAAACGGTCTGGTCATCGCATCACTGGAGAACTACTCCCCCTTGTCCAGTGTCGGTTTGTTTGTGAAAGGTGGGAGTCGCTATGAGGCTGCGGGAAACCTGGGCGTCTCCCATGTGCTACGATTGGCGGCAAATCTGgtaatttgtgaatgtgtgatgCATTTAGAAAAAccatgaactttttttttttttgcagttaagCTGCATTATTCACGTTCACAAGTGTCTTCACCTCGCTGTGTGGTGTCAGACTGTGGCAATGATGCCTTATTtaatcaagatttttttttttcttttgtagaCTAATAAGGGTTCGTCTGCCTTGAAGCTCTGTCGCAGTGTGGAAGCACTGGGAGGCAGCCTGAGGTCAGTGAGGGTACTCTCTACACATGCTCACATTCACAGTCCCGCTATAAATAAACAAGGGAATACTAGTGCCACCATAGCCCACCACATTGAACTAACTGTGTTGTCATCTCTTTACCTgcagtgtgacatcatcaagaGAGACCATGGTCTACTCTGCAGACTGCCTGAGAGATCACCTGTAAGTGCTCCTGTCTTATAATGTTTTTACTCACTCTGTTGTTTTATGCTGCATTTATTTAGAAATCCTCTATAGTCATGTTGATGCcttactgtgtctgtgtgttttaccAGAGACACATTATTGGAGTATGTGGTTAACGTGGCCGCAGCTCCAGAGTTTCGACCGTGGGAAGTAAACGACCTGTTACCCAGGCTGAAGATCGACAAGGCTCTGGCTCAGCAGTGTCCTCAGATAGGTGAGTACCAGAGCAGCAATTCAGCTACTGAACACTGGCattttcattttggaaattgtgTCAAATTGCATCAAGTCAGGCTTTTAAAAAACCACATCAAGTGATTTTTGACTTCTAGGGCCAAAgcaaatggtaaaaaaaaaagcttgaagGTTCTTGAATTTTTTAGCCTTCTCCCTGGGTTCTTATTGCTAGATGCTTCATAAAGATAGAAGATTTTCAGTTGAGTCCCAAGTCTACTTCTTGGATGCCCAGTTTTCCTCAGCTTAAATTCCTCTATTTTCTCCTGCAGGCATAATTGAGAAGTTGCATGAAGCAGCGTACAAAAATGCTCTGTCCAACTCTCTGTACTGCCCTGACCACATGCTCGGTCGTATCTCATCTGAACAGGTATGGAtctgtgctttgtttttgtttttttctctacatAAGAAAACGAGTAAATTCTGAGTCATGATAGCAACTTCAAGACCAATTTGAAGACCATTATTTGTTAGATTGTGCTTAGCTCTTAcacacctctcctcctccttatcCTCCTCCTGTAGCTGCAGTCATTTGTTGAGGACAATTTCACCACTGGCAGAATGGCTCTTGTAGGACTAGGTGAGTGTCTACTAGTGCTGTCTAGTCTCTGTATCACAGTTGTTCTTTCTCATCAGGCATTGCTTATCGTGTCTCCAATTTACAGTCTCATTGATTTAAATAaactgcttttgtgtgtgtgtgtgtgtgtgtgtgtgtgtgtgggtgcgcaCAGCCTTCTCGAATGTCATTTGGCTTCTGCCCAAAGACACAGAGGTACTGACTCAGTACTGGTATGTGATAAGAGGCCGGCAGTGTTACTAATGGTTTTATTATGTGCAGATTTGTGTGCGTCAATGTGATAAGGCTGACTTGACCTGCAGACAATGGTTGTCTGAATGACGGTACCTCATGCTCGTATGGCAGTTTCTGTTCTgtgaatacagtattttttgcGACAAGAGCAATCATGAAAGTTCACTGTGTTAATGTTGGTATTCTCTGATTTATGCATCCAGGTGTGAAGCACTCTGTCCTGAGGCAGGTGGGCGAGGGGCTCCTGAGTGTCCGCAGTGGGGCTGGAGCACCTGCAGCAAAGGCTTTGTACCGTGGAGGTAAAAGCTCAGCTTTAAAAGCCACATCACACTCTTTGAGATCTGTTGCTGCATTGTTGTCATGAtggtattatgtgtgtgtgtgtgtatgtgtgcgtgcgtgtgtgtaggtGAGGTGCGGGTGCAGAACAATGACGACTTGGCCCACGCATTGATAGCCAGCGAGGGTGGCGTGTCAGGTAGCGCAGAGGCTAATGCCTTCAGTGTGCTGCAAAGGATCCTGGGAGCTGGCCCACATGTGAAGAGGGGCGCCAACATCACCAGCAAACTGAGCCAGGGGATCGCCAAAGCTACCACACAGCCCTTTgatgtaagtaaaaaaaaaaaaagtttttggtATATATTGTTTACTCTTGTACCACATTGCATCAATTTAAATAAAGAGAGATTTGTCTCCTAATGTCAAATAACCTCTGGCTGTCTTTCAGGCCTCAGCCTTCAATGCCTCATACTCTGACTCGGGCCTGTTTGGCATCTACACCATTGCACAAGCTCACTCAGCAGGAGAGGTGACTGCCAAATTCACTCCCACCAAGACAAATGTAACTACACAATACCAGAATGTGCATTTTTACTGAACCCGTACTTGTTGCCGTCCTCCGTGTAGGTGATCAAAGCTGCCGTCGCTCAAGTGAGAGGTGTGGCTGAGGGAAACGTGTCAGAGGCTGACATCACCAGAGCAAAGTGAGTTCAGAGGGCATGTGGGAGAAAGCATTTGTGTATCTGACAGATGTTACTAGTGCAGTTCTGACTGAAAGACAGAAGTTCAGAAAATGTTCTTGACTGTTTGACGTCTCTGCACAGGAACCAGGTGAAAATAGAGTACCTGATGTCAATAGAGAGCTCTGAGGGCCTGTTGGAGGAGATTGGCGCTCAGGCTCTGACTACTGCAGCGTACCAGGTCCCCGAGACTGTTCTCCAGGCTGTAGACTCCGTTACCAAGAACGATGTGGTCAAGGTGAGTGCCTTCACTGAAGAGGCGGTGAAATAACAATCTTTAATCATCATAAGTTCTATTCTTGTCACATCCTCAcagcttttatttaattttttaaccaGAGATACTaacattttttgttaaatttaaactgttactgtgtctaaaacataaaaaatcaactagtgtgtttgtatgaatttAGTGCTAaagtctgtatgtatgtgtaggtttgtgagtgtttgcatgtatgtttttgtgtgtacattATGACGCCTAAAAAAATTGAGACTAATTGAGATTTTCCCACAAACATTAAGAGACACCTAAGgtatttaatttgtttgcatatttatatatttattcattcaaatgtaTACTTGTGCACTTACTTTATTGACAGTAAATGTAGTTGCATTCTGTTTGAGATGTAATTTGAAACATGCctttttagaaaagaaaaataaatattgtgatGACTAAACTAGAGCTGTCGACAAAGTTTTAGCTTAATCATTTaatttggtgaataaaatgtctaaaaaatatCTAAAGCCCACGCTGACATCTTCatattacttgttttgtcccatcaacagtccacaactcagTGATTTTCaattaacagtgaaataaataaaaaaattcacatttaagaagctggaatcagcaaatgtgtttttgccatttttttaaaaaaaaattaattttctggcAATCAGGATTAACTAATCAATCATTTCAACACtagaataaagaaatatttgttCTTGAGTTCTTAATATTGCTCATAAAGTAAGTCTAGTGAATTAAATAGTTCAGGCTAAACAATTCAATAATCTCTGCTCTTTATTTACAGGCTGCAAAGAAATTTGTGGACAGCAAGAAGACCATGGCAGCTAGTGGACATCTCATTAATACACCATTTGTggatgaattatgaaaataaaataaaggaacCGGTGATTT is from Thunnus maccoyii chromosome 18, fThuMac1.1, whole genome shotgun sequence and encodes:
- the LOC121883352 gene encoding cytochrome b-c1 complex subunit 2, mitochondrial, whose amino-acid sequence is MRGIRPLNALPKRCYAAARRSEALTEPLTGHKPSLAAPLPPQNVQVSKLPNGLVIASLENYSPLSSVGLFVKGGSRYEAAGNLGVSHVLRLAANLTNKGSSALKLCRSVEALGGSLSVTSSRETMVYSADCLRDHLDTLLEYVVNVAAAPEFRPWEVNDLLPRLKIDKALAQQCPQIGIIEKLHEAAYKNALSNSLYCPDHMLGRISSEQLQSFVEDNFTTGRMALVGLGVKHSVLRQVGEGLLSVRSGAGAPAAKALYRGGEVRVQNNDDLAHALIASEGGVSGSAEANAFSVLQRILGAGPHVKRGANITSKLSQGIAKATTQPFDASAFNASYSDSGLFGIYTIAQAHSAGEVIKAAVAQVRGVAEGNVSEADITRAKNQVKIEYLMSIESSEGLLEEIGAQALTTAAYQVPETVLQAVDSVTKNDVVKAAKKFVDSKKTMAASGHLINTPFVDEL